In Erigeron canadensis isolate Cc75 chromosome 7, C_canadensis_v1, whole genome shotgun sequence, one DNA window encodes the following:
- the LOC122608381 gene encoding uncharacterized protein LOC122608381, with protein sequence MGRTRKPAWRNSNGEGYKRNKIQKITTRASTSKGSPQSLKKTSLFVSDDAEKRFNKFTSKRKLFMERGFTWSESSAPEFPDTITQAIRFHKWENFCQHPSSACIAVVQEFYANYDADRPDSVFVRGKLVDVTASSINSLFELTDHQGTLYELSSKLLLSTMSDILEKLTEPGTVHTRASDGTITFPRKSLKAGLNIWFNFVQHNLLPSADDTIVEKDRAILLYCILVGKRINVGKVIAEQIGVCASHNDGSLWFPVLITRLCNRHNVPLSNLEPIHQPYSPLAVNLSKQTLKSNPIEIESDQETTQSYHAPSTPAKPSSLPHSDSEVVLLMDDDGDEELLDHKLEQQELVENVSSMLDCLGQASPIKASSPGICVHGYKVQKSNVPILEDIFKKHGDIAAKSIYTITSMRSSFLEGICEVVRLVNTNHVVENMEEIEHYVSQAEQAKIDVSWLRAHLEALQKTKDAMENISLLEEMKANTVLVKQAALKVERQRCAELLAAQERFVEADRCVSVLHFVEKYLGDNLVKSEAEKALLVTQPIL encoded by the exons ATGGGGAGGACTAGGAAACCCGCCTGGAGAAATTCAAATGGAGAGGGGTACAAAcgaaacaaaatacaaaaaattaccACCCGAGCTTCAACATCTAAGGGAAGTCCTCAATCACTTAAGAAGACATCCCTCTTTGTGTCTGATGATGCTGagaaaagatttaataagtTTACCAGCAAACGGAAACTATTTATGGAAAGAGGTTTCACATGGTCCGAGTCTAGCGCACCTGAGTTTCCCGATACCATTACTCAAGCTATCCGATTTCATAAGTGGGAAAACTTTTGCCAGCATCCTTCTTCTGCGTGTATTGCTGTAGTTCAAGAATTTTATGCCAATTATGATGCTGATAGACCTGATTCAGTGTTTGTTCGAGGTAAATTAGTTGATGTAACTGCATCATCTATCAACTCTCTATTCGAACTCACTGATCATCAAGGTACTCTATATGAACTTTCCTCAAAATTACTGCTTTCCACAATGAGCGACATCCTGGAGAAATTGACTGAACCTGGAACAGTACACACCCGAGCATCAGATGGGACTATTACATTCCCGCGAAAATCTCTCAAGGCGGGCTTGAATATCTGGTTTAACTTTGTCCAACACAACCTTCTTCCATCTGCTGATGATACAATAGTTGAAAAAGATAGAGCCATTTTGTTGTATTGTATCTTGGTAGGAAAACGGATCAATGTTGGAAAAGTGATAGCAGAACAGATTGGGGTATGTGCTAGCCATAATGATGGCAGTTTGTGGTTCCCTGTTCTCATCACACGATTATGTAATCGACATAATGTTCCCCTATCCAATCTTGAACCTATCCATCAACCTTATTCTCCTCTTGCTGTGAATCTGAGTAAGCAAACACTGAAGAGTAACCCTATTGAGATCGAATCAGATCAGGAAACGACCCAATCATATCATGCCCCTTCAACCCCTGCCAAGCCTTCATCTCTGCCTCACAGTGACTCAGAAGTCGTGCTG TTAATGGATGATGATGGCGATGAAGAACTCTTAGACCACAAACTGGAACAGCAGGAGTTGGTTGAAAACGTGTCTTCTATGTTAGATTGT CTGGGACAGGCATCTCCTATAAAGGCTTCATCTCCTGGCATTTGTGTCCATGGCTACAAGGTGCAGAAGAGTAATGTACCGATTCTTGAAGACATTTTCAAGAAACATGGTGACATTGCTGCTAAATCCATATACACAATAACTTCTATGAGATCTTCTTTCCTTGAGGGTATTTGTGAAGTTGTCAGGCTAGTTAATACCAATCATGTTGTAGAAAATATGGAAGAAATAGAACATTATGTGTCACAGGCAGAGCAAGCCAAGATTGATGTGTCTTGGCTTCGGGCTCACTTGGAAGCCTTGCAGAAAACAAAGGATGCTATGGAAAATATAAGTTTGCTTGAAGAAATGAAAGCAAACACTGTTTTAGTTAAACAAGCCGCCCTAAAGGTTGAGAGGCAGAGATGTGCAGAGCTCTTGGCCGCACAAGAAAGATTTGTAGAGGCAGACAGGTGTGTGAGTGTTCTTCACTTTGTTGAAAAATATCTGGGAGACAATCTGGTGAAATCTGAAGCTGAAAAAGCCTTATTGGTAACACAACCAATTCTATAG